A stretch of the Poseidonibacter parvus genome encodes the following:
- a CDS encoding DNA-directed RNA polymerase subunit omega has product MRLEERMSQALKQVNNDRYILAIAVGQRADELSKGAKPLLEQNTQKMKYTDIAIDEIASGLLKIEGLVDKE; this is encoded by the coding sequence ATGAGATTAGAAGAAAGAATGTCACAAGCTTTAAAACAAGTAAATAATGATAGATATATTTTAGCTATTGCTGTTGGTCAAAGAGCAGATGAATTAAGTAAAGGTGCAAAGCCTTTATTAGAGCAAAACACTCAAAAAATGAAATATACTGATATTGCAATTGATGAGATTGCAAGTGGTTTATTAAAAATTGAAGGTTTAGTAGACAAAGAATAG
- the pdxA gene encoding 4-hydroxythreonine-4-phosphate dehydrogenase has translation MKPKIAISIGDINGIGIEIALLSHEKIAKICKPIYCINKNLLKAASKQLNIKIPKDFKTFETKGDFEIKPGDVTKKSGKYSFDSFMDAIKLADKKQVDAICTLPINKEAWSKADISYKGHTEVLRDYFGKNAIMMLGCKKMFVSLFTEHIPLKKVPKKINVEDLTRFLIDFQKSVKSKKIGVLGLNPHASDNGVLGNEEVEIFKAIKNANKMLDEKIFTGPLVPDTAFSPMSRKNYKYFVAMYHDQGLAPLKALYFDQSINVSLNLPIIRTSVDHGTAFNIAYKNEKVNLKSYINAIKEAIVLANSKK, from the coding sequence ATGAAACCTAAAATAGCTATTAGTATTGGCGATATAAATGGAATAGGAATAGAAATAGCCCTACTTTCTCATGAAAAAATAGCTAAAATTTGTAAACCTATTTATTGTATAAATAAGAACTTATTGAAAGCTGCCTCAAAACAATTAAATATAAAAATTCCAAAAGATTTCAAAACTTTTGAAACAAAAGGTGATTTTGAAATAAAACCAGGAGATGTAACAAAAAAATCTGGAAAATATTCTTTTGATTCATTTATGGATGCAATTAAATTAGCAGATAAAAAACAAGTAGATGCAATTTGTACACTTCCTATAAATAAAGAAGCTTGGAGTAAAGCAGATATTTCATATAAAGGTCATACAGAAGTATTAAGAGATTATTTTGGTAAAAATGCAATCATGATGCTAGGTTGTAAAAAAATGTTTGTAAGCCTTTTTACAGAACATATTCCTTTAAAAAAAGTTCCTAAAAAAATAAATGTAGAAGATTTAACAAGATTTTTAATTGATTTTCAAAAAAGTGTAAAATCAAAAAAGATTGGTGTTTTAGGATTAAATCCACATGCAAGTGATAATGGTGTTTTAGGTAATGAAGAAGTTGAAATATTTAAAGCAATAAAAAATGCAAATAAAATGCTTGATGAAAAGATTTTTACAGGCCCTCTTGTTCCAGATACTGCATTTTCTCCAATGTCAAGAAAAAACTACAAATACTTTGTAGCAATGTATCATGACCAAGGATTAGCACCATTAAAAGCCTTATATTTTGACCAAAGTATAAATGTAAGTTTAAACTTACCAATTATTAGAACATCAGTTGATCATGGAACTGCTTTTAATATTGCTTACAAAAATGAAAAAGTAAATTTAAAAAGTTATATAAATGCAATTAAAGAAGCGATAGTTTTAGCAAATAGCAAAAAATAA
- the pyrH gene encoding UMP kinase, protein MNKRVLVKFSGEALAGEEGYGIDTKILDYIAEEIKELVDNDVEVGIVIGGGNIIRGVSAAADGIIKRTSGDYMGMLGTVINGIAMQEALEHKGLNARLQTAIKMEQIAEPFIVRKAARHLEKNRVVIFSAGTGNPYFTTDTAATLRATEIGASLLIKATKVDGIYDKDPMKFDDAVKLDTISYDQALEDHIKVMDDTAIALAKDNKLPIVVANMNEKGNLLKIINGDTSKCSIVK, encoded by the coding sequence ATGAACAAAAGAGTACTTGTAAAATTTTCAGGTGAAGCATTAGCAGGTGAAGAAGGTTATGGTATTGATACAAAAATACTAGATTATATTGCTGAAGAGATTAAAGAACTTGTAGACAATGATGTGGAGGTTGGTATTGTTATTGGTGGTGGAAATATTATTAGAGGTGTAAGCGCAGCAGCTGATGGTATTATCAAAAGAACTAGTGGTGATTACATGGGAATGCTTGGAACTGTTATTAATGGTATTGCTATGCAAGAAGCACTAGAGCATAAAGGTTTAAATGCAAGATTACAAACAGCTATTAAAATGGAACAAATTGCTGAACCATTTATTGTAAGAAAAGCAGCTAGACATTTAGAAAAAAACCGAGTTGTTATTTTTAGTGCAGGTACAGGAAACCCTTACTTTACTACTGATACAGCAGCAACTCTAAGAGCAACAGAAATTGGAGCTTCTTTATTAATTAAAGCAACAAAAGTTGATGGGATTTATGATAAAGATCCAATGAAATTTGATGATGCAGTAAAATTAGATACTATTTCTTATGATCAAGCTTTAGAAGATCATATCAAAGTTATGGATGATACAGCAATTGCATTAGCAAAAGATAACAAATTACCAATAGTAGTAGCAAATATGAATGAAAAAGGGAATTTACTTAAAATCATCAATGGTGATACAAGTAAATGTTCAATCGTTAAGTAA
- a CDS encoding ATP-binding protein has translation MKTLENCYELNFSKINFIERKIRITHPKTILTGASKTGKSYLIYDFLSNFKSKDYIYIDLKDSRNNLEEITDNLDKYLRQNQITVLVLENFSFEFELPYCDNIIISTNTPKSIRGFKNITVSALDFEEYLLHDNRHQNITQSFNNFFKYGNLPEIINNEEHKKVQRLQEIIKLQAQNDTQFEILKLLFENIDEKKSLYQLFTNLKNKIKISKDKFYETCKTLEINKTIYFVEKYNQEKANKKIYSYNHSFLNSISHHKKFKNEFTNMIFLELIDKYKNIYYLDNIDFYIKSKKLAIVGIPFFNSFLVKSTLRKIYKIMDEYEIKELNIITVSNDEKISHDTFKINVIPFYEWALS, from the coding sequence ATGAAAACACTTGAAAACTGTTATGAATTAAACTTTTCAAAAATAAATTTCATAGAACGTAAAATAAGAATAACTCATCCAAAAACTATTCTAACAGGTGCTAGTAAAACTGGAAAGAGTTATCTTATTTATGATTTTTTATCAAATTTCAAAAGTAAAGATTATATTTATATAGACCTAAAAGATTCAAGAAATAATTTAGAAGAAATTACAGATAATTTAGATAAATATTTAAGACAAAATCAAATTACAGTTTTAGTTCTTGAAAATTTTTCATTTGAGTTTGAACTACCATATTGTGATAATATAATTATTTCTACAAATACACCAAAGAGTATAAGAGGATTTAAAAATATTACTGTTAGTGCTTTAGATTTTGAAGAATATTTACTTCACGATAATAGACACCAAAATATTACACAAAGTTTTAATAACTTTTTCAAATATGGAAACCTACCGGAAATAATAAATAATGAAGAACATAAAAAAGTTCAAAGACTACAAGAAATAATAAAGTTACAAGCTCAAAATGACACTCAATTTGAAATATTAAAACTACTTTTTGAAAACATTGATGAAAAGAAATCTTTATATCAACTCTTTACTAACTTAAAAAATAAAATAAAAATATCAAAAGATAAGTTTTATGAAACATGCAAAACTTTAGAAATCAATAAAACAATATATTTTGTTGAAAAATATAATCAAGAAAAGGCAAATAAAAAAATATATTCATATAATCACTCTTTTTTAAACTCTATTTCACATCATAAAAAGTTCAAAAATGAGTTTACAAATATGATTTTTTTAGAACTAATTGATAAATATAAAAATATTTATTATCTTGATAATATCGATTTTTATATAAAATCCAAAAAATTAGCAATTGTAGGAATTCCCTTTTTTAATAGCTTTTTAGTCAAATCAACACTAAGAAAAATCTATAAAATAATGGATGAATATGAGATTAAAGAACTAAATATTATTACGGTATCAAATGATGAAAAAATTTCTCATGATACTTTTAAAATCAATGTGATTCCATTTTACGAATGGGCACTTAGCTAG
- a CDS encoding pyridoxine 5'-phosphate synthase, whose protein sequence is MLLGVNIDHIAVLREARKINDPNPIDALSICKLAGADQITIHLREDRRHIHDNDAKVICEQSALPVNLECSINEDIIDIVCKMKPSRATLVPENRAEVTTEGGLDVKGNYKKLEKVIKKLHDNEIEVSLFIDPNEEVIELSSKLNVEWIELHTGTFANVYAMLNSGLSNTHHTIKELELPRKELKKKLKQSIKEIKKASKTANKKKLQVAAGHGLNYQNVTLISSIKHISELNIGQTIIARSVFTGLEKAIIDMKELI, encoded by the coding sequence ATGTTACTTGGAGTAAATATAGACCATATTGCAGTTTTAAGAGAAGCTAGAAAAATAAACGACCCAAATCCAATTGATGCTTTATCAATTTGTAAACTTGCAGGTGCTGATCAAATCACAATTCACTTAAGAGAAGATAGACGACATATTCATGATAATGATGCAAAAGTTATATGTGAACAATCTGCACTTCCTGTAAACTTAGAATGTTCAATAAATGAAGATATTATTGATATAGTTTGTAAGATGAAACCCTCACGTGCTACCTTAGTTCCTGAAAATAGAGCTGAAGTGACAACAGAAGGTGGATTAGATGTTAAAGGAAACTATAAAAAACTTGAAAAAGTAATAAAAAAACTTCATGATAATGAAATTGAAGTTTCATTATTTATTGATCCAAATGAAGAAGTAATTGAACTTTCTTCAAAATTAAATGTTGAATGGATTGAACTACATACAGGAACTTTTGCAAATGTATATGCAATGTTAAACTCAGGACTTTCAAATACTCATCATACAATAAAAGAATTAGAACTTCCAAGAAAAGAGTTAAAAAAGAAGCTAAAACAATCAATAAAAGAGATTAAAAAAGCTTCTAAGACTGCAAATAAAAAGAAACTTCAAGTTGCAGCAGGACATGGCTTAAACTATCAAAATGTAACACTAATTTCTTCAATTAAACATATTAGTGAATTAAATATTGGGCAAACTATAATTGCAAGATCTGTATTTACAGGACTTGAAAAAGCGATTATTGATATGAAAGAATTAATATGA